A region of the Burkholderia savannae genome:
CCTGAACACCGCGTTCGCGGCTTCGCGGCCGCCACGGCTCGCCATGCGCGTGCGGTCCGCCGCGCGTCGGATGCGATGTCACGCGGCGCGGCGCTTGCTTGCTCGGGCATACGGGGCCGCGGCGGTTTTGCATTTCGCATTTCGCATTTCGCATTTCGCATTTCGCCGTTCGCCGTTCGCCGTTCGCCGTTCGCCGTTCGCGGCAACGGCAGCAACGGCAACGGCAGCAGCAGCAGCAGCAGCAGCAGCAGCAGCAGCAGCGAGCATGCACGCACCGCGCTTGCGATACGACCCCGCATTCGCACGCGCAATCACCCCGATTGACGATGACATTGATCAATGTCATCGTCATTGCATGCGCGACAACACCGGCCATCGTGACGCACCGCAGCATCGGCCGCCGCCCGATCGAGCGACACGCCGCTCGACCGCCCGCCGGCCGCTCCTCAACCCTCGACAAGCGACCTTCGTATGAAACAGCAACGCATTGAAATCGCAGAAGAGTTCGACGCCCCGGTCCAGCAGGTCTTCCGCTTCTTCAGCGAGCACGAGAATCTCGGGTCAATCTTCTCGCCCGCGAAGATCCGCCGAATCAGCGACGGCGAGCCGGCGCGCAACGGCGTAGGCTCGGCGCGCGAAATGCGCGTGCCCGGCGCGCCGCCGTTCGTCGAGACGGTGACCGCCTATCTGGAGAACGAACTGATCGAATACCGGATCACGCGCGGCAGCCCCCTACGCGACCATCACGGCGTGATGCGCTTCGTTCCGATCGACGAGCGCCGCACGTATTTTCATTACGTGATCACGTTCGAAGGCAAGGTGCCGCTCGTCGCGCCGATCGTGCGGCACGTGCTCGAGGGCAGCATTCGCCGCGGGATCGGAAAAGTGACGCGGCGGCGGCTCTGGGCATGAGCGTGCGGGATGCGGCAATGGGCGTGTCCGCCGCGCGGCGCGCGGAGGACACGGAGGGCGCGGAGCGCGCGACGTGCCGAAGGTGCGAAACACGCGCGACGCGGGCAGCCGGAACGATTCGAGCGACGCAAGGGGCAACATACGCAACATACGCGACATGCGCAACATTGCACCTTGCCCGGCATGCGTCGCCGCG
Encoded here:
- a CDS encoding SRPBCC family protein yields the protein MKQQRIEIAEEFDAPVQQVFRFFSEHENLGSIFSPAKIRRISDGEPARNGVGSAREMRVPGAPPFVETVTAYLENELIEYRITRGSPLRDHHGVMRFVPIDERRTYFHYVITFEGKVPLVAPIVRHVLEGSIRRGIGKVTRRRLWA